A part of Primulina eburnea isolate SZY01 chromosome 10, ASM2296580v1, whole genome shotgun sequence genomic DNA contains:
- the LOC140803008 gene encoding uncharacterized protein isoform X2, with protein MDCTMVTAGSTPSSNDDIPRVKFLCSFLGSILPRPQDGKLRYVGGETRIVNVPRDITYEELMGKMRELLEGAALLKYQQPDEDLDALVSVVNDDDVTNMMEEYDKLGSRDGFIRLRIFLFLHNDPDGSLHFGDGDERDNERRYVDALNLNESPECRKQPGESLAAVPFDDGHVSEQFFNQMNLEGSFHGQRNMELPIAQMNLRRLTIPHLGSGQPQQPIAQRYNEIETPWSPGYYSPRHPGNMDQRQFAEFPSSPSSRCRTPYGDFPDRIYSEDYSRPPVNTQFMYEQPLQYSDNVVLIPTGSAVNEKAGFPGNILQGFSAYERNSICESCRMNFPKNQVYPESSRKASEQSHLETPNLGNGYIQVPNSCSECPPNREVYMLSSDANMHPAYQNDPRFVHPKTHNHERGWTSPHQSNPWAEESRPHISVAGRLADGYTIENGMNILHGRGNVCDGHHVQSPYIHHEDQRYARSGLEYGSQVFQDHAVASGSHIHLPSADGTRFVNPAYRYVDDNLHPAPQCHIPSQALWRNGVPSYEASVSHQLANGSVGTGVIRGTVEGSPRVQAFLENQNLWADSSQKIVFNGSHIPEHFNLQTVKLTPNMYTVENPQQYGLEPVQSAAELTKFGTSKGPFQKADPASLADDKSIPLADASIDFRNDTDITKESNHAGAVENSVTCGIMENNSNGLTSYASIQSNVMEPSIENGGIATVEATNVGFPKESLHVQLEVLPELTACVEEAALRSMNEMKSKIQDDAALGAEHKVVANEHTQKEADGVDANTELEVDFDNENVYNSKIEPTKAEAEAIDQGLQTIKSADLEEIRELGSGTYGAVYHGKWKGSDVAIKRIKASCFAGKPSERGRLIADFWKEALILSSLHHPNVVSFYGVVRDGEDGSLATVTEFMINGSLKQFLQKKDRTIDRRKRLIIAMDAAFGMEYLHGKNIVHFDLKCENLLVNMRDPHRPVCKIGDLGLSKVKQHTLVSGGVRGTLPWMAPELLSGKSKVTEKIDVYSFGIVLWELLTGDEPYADMHCASIIGGIVNNTLRPQIPTWCNPEWKSLMESCWASDPSERPSFSEISQKLRNMAAEMNLK; from the exons ATGGATTGCACCATGGTGACTGCTGGCTCCACCCCGAGCTCTAATGATGACATTCCAcgtgttaaattcttgtgtagCTTTTTGGGTAGTATATTGCCTCGGCCCCAAGATGGTAAACTTCGATATGTTGGAGGTGAGACACGTATTGTGAACGTCCCGCGTGATATAACTTATGAAGAACTTATGGGTAAAATGAGGGAGCTTTTGGAAGGTGCAGCTTTGTTGAAATACCAACAGCCGGATGAGGATCTTGATGCCTTGGTATCTGTTGTCAACGATGATGATGTCACAAACATGATGGAGGAGTACGACAAGTTAGGATCCAGGGACGGGTTTATCAGGTTGaggatatttttgtttttgcatAATGATCCGGATGGGTCATTGCATTTTGGTGATGGAGATGAAAGGGATAATGAGAGGAGGTATGTGGATGCTTTGAACCTTAACGAGTCTCCCGAGTGTAGAAAGCAGCCTGGGGAGTCTTTGGCAGCGGTGCCTTTTGACGATGGTCATGTTTCTGAGCAGTTCTTTAATCAGATGAATCTAGAGGGTAGCTTCCATGGTCAAAGAAACATGGAATTACCAATTGCTCAGATGAATTTACGGCGTCTAACAATACCTCATTTGGGTTCGGGGCAACCTCAGCAACCGATAGCTCAAAGATATAACGAGATTGAGACACCATGGAGTCCTGGCTACTATTCCCCAAGGCATCCTGGAAACATGGATCAGAGGCAATTTGCAGAGTTTCCAAGTTCGCCTTCTTCCCGCTGTCGAACTCCATATGGAGACTTTCCTGACAGAATTTATTCTGAGGACTATAGTCGACCTCCAgtcaatacccaattcatgtATGAACAACCTCTGCAGTATTCAGACAATGTGGTGTTAATTCCAACAGGATCTGCTGTCAATGAGAAGGCTGGTTTTCCTGGTAACATACTCCAAGGGTTCAGCGCTTATGAACGTAACAGTATTTGTGAGAGTTGCCGGATGAATTTTCCAAAAAATCAAGTTTATCCTGAATCTTCTAGGAAGGCCAGTGAACAGTCACATCTCGAGACTCCTAACCTGGGAAATGGGTATATTCAGGTCCCTAATTCTTGCTCAGAATGCCCTCCAAACCGGGAAGTGTACATGTTGAGTTCGGATGCAAATATGCACCCTGCATATCAAAATGATCCTCGATTTGTGCATCCTAAGACCCATAATCATGAAAGAGGATGGACTTCACCACATCAGTCAAATCCTTGGGCCGAGGAATCAAGACCACATATATCTGTTGCTGGAAGGTTAGCTGATGGCTACACTATCGAAAATGGTATGAATATTCTCCATGGTCGTGGTAATGTATGTGATGGACACCATGTGCAATCACCTTACATCCATCATGAAGATCAACGATATGCTCGGTCTGGGTTAGAGTATGGTAGTCAAGTTTTTCAAGACCATGCTGTTGCAAGTGGATCACATATTCATCTGCCATCTGCTGACGGAACTCGCTTTGTAAATCCTGCTTATAGATATGTGGATGATAATCTCCACCCGGCACCCCAATGTCACATTCCTTCACAAGCTCTATGGAGAAATGGTGTTCCCTCTTATGAGGCATCAGTTTCACATCAGCTCGCGAATGGCTCTGTCGGTACTGGAGTCATCCGAGGTACAGTGGAGGGTAGTCCCAGGGTTCAAGCTTTTTTGGAGAATCAGAATCTTTGGGCTGATTCATCCCAAAAAATCGTCTTCAATGGGTCTCACATACCTGAACATTTTAATCTCCAAACTGTAAAATTGACTCCTAATATGTACACTGTGGAGAATCCTCAACAATATGGTCTGGAACCCGTCCAATCAGCAGCTGAGTTGACTAAGTTTGGTACTTCCAAAGGCCCTTTTCAGAAGGCTGACCCAGCATCTTTAGCAGATGATAAATCAATTCCTCTTGCTGATGCTAGTATAGATTTCAGAAATGATACAGATATTACTAAAGAATCAAATCACGCAGGAGCAGTAGAAAATTCTGTTACTTGTGGCATTATGGAGAATAATTCCAATGGTTTAACATCTTACGCATccattcaatcaaatgttatGGAACCATCTATAGAAAATGGTGGGATTGCAACAGTAGAGGCAACCAATGTTGGTTTTCCTAAGGAGTCCCTGCATGTCCAGTTGGAAGTCTTGCCGGAGTTAACTGCATGTGTAGAAGAGGCGGCCTTGCGAAGTATGAATGAGATGAAGTCTAAAATTCAAGATGATGCCGCTTTGGGGGCTGAGCATAAAGTAGTTGCAAATGAACATACTCAAAAGGAGGCGGATGGAGTT GATGCCAACACAGAATTGGAAGTAGATTTTGATAACGAAAATGTTTACAATTCTAAGATAGAGCCGACAAAAGCTGAAGCAGAAGCGATTGATCAAGGATTACAG ACAATAAAAAGTGCAGATCTGGAGGAGATCCGGGAGTTAGGTTCTGGGACATATGGTGCAGTCTATCATGGGAAGTGGAAGGGCTCTGATGTAGCAATAAAAAGAATAAAAGCCAGCTGCTTTGCTGGAAAGCCTTCTGAAAGGGGACGACTG ATTGCGGATTTCTGGAAGGAGGCGCTGATATTAAGTTCATTGCACCACCCAAATGTTGTCTCTTTCTACGGTGTAGTTCGTGATGGTGAAGATGGATCTTTAGCAACAGTGACCGAGTTCATGATTAATGGATCTCTTAAACAATTTTTGCAGAAGAAAGACAG AACAATCGACAGACGCAAAAGACTAATAATAGCAATGGATGCTGCATTTGGTATGGAGTACTTACACGGAAAGAATATCGTCCATTTCGACTTAAAATGTGAGAATCTGCTGGTAAATATGAGAGACCCTCATCGTCCAGTTTGCAAG ATTGGGGATCTTGGCCTATCGAAGGTGAAACAACACACTTTAGTGTCCGGGGGTGTTCGTGGGACATTACCATGGATGGCACCCGAACTCCTGAGTGGGAAGAGTAAGGTTACTGAAAAG ATTGACGTTTACTCGTTTGGGATTGTCTTGTGGGAGTTGCTGACTGGTGATGAACCCTATGCAGATATGCACTGTGCTTCCATAATTG GAGGGATCGTGAACAACACATTACGCCCACAAATCCCAACATGGTGCAACCCCGAATGGAAGTCATTGATGGAGAGTTGTTGGGCATCTGATCCATCAGAGAGGCCATCATTTTCAGAAATTTCTCAGAAATTAAGAAACATGGCCGCAGAAATGAATTTGAAATAG
- the LOC140803008 gene encoding uncharacterized protein isoform X1, with protein sequence MCNYQEIDNLNEVEVERECQFFDQQHQSVSLMDCTMVTAGSTPSSNDDIPRVKFLCSFLGSILPRPQDGKLRYVGGETRIVNVPRDITYEELMGKMRELLEGAALLKYQQPDEDLDALVSVVNDDDVTNMMEEYDKLGSRDGFIRLRIFLFLHNDPDGSLHFGDGDERDNERRYVDALNLNESPECRKQPGESLAAVPFDDGHVSEQFFNQMNLEGSFHGQRNMELPIAQMNLRRLTIPHLGSGQPQQPIAQRYNEIETPWSPGYYSPRHPGNMDQRQFAEFPSSPSSRCRTPYGDFPDRIYSEDYSRPPVNTQFMYEQPLQYSDNVVLIPTGSAVNEKAGFPGNILQGFSAYERNSICESCRMNFPKNQVYPESSRKASEQSHLETPNLGNGYIQVPNSCSECPPNREVYMLSSDANMHPAYQNDPRFVHPKTHNHERGWTSPHQSNPWAEESRPHISVAGRLADGYTIENGMNILHGRGNVCDGHHVQSPYIHHEDQRYARSGLEYGSQVFQDHAVASGSHIHLPSADGTRFVNPAYRYVDDNLHPAPQCHIPSQALWRNGVPSYEASVSHQLANGSVGTGVIRGTVEGSPRVQAFLENQNLWADSSQKIVFNGSHIPEHFNLQTVKLTPNMYTVENPQQYGLEPVQSAAELTKFGTSKGPFQKADPASLADDKSIPLADASIDFRNDTDITKESNHAGAVENSVTCGIMENNSNGLTSYASIQSNVMEPSIENGGIATVEATNVGFPKESLHVQLEVLPELTACVEEAALRSMNEMKSKIQDDAALGAEHKVVANEHTQKEADGVDANTELEVDFDNENVYNSKIEPTKAEAEAIDQGLQTIKSADLEEIRELGSGTYGAVYHGKWKGSDVAIKRIKASCFAGKPSERGRLIADFWKEALILSSLHHPNVVSFYGVVRDGEDGSLATVTEFMINGSLKQFLQKKDRTIDRRKRLIIAMDAAFGMEYLHGKNIVHFDLKCENLLVNMRDPHRPVCKIGDLGLSKVKQHTLVSGGVRGTLPWMAPELLSGKSKVTEKIDVYSFGIVLWELLTGDEPYADMHCASIIGGIVNNTLRPQIPTWCNPEWKSLMESCWASDPSERPSFSEISQKLRNMAAEMNLK encoded by the exons ATGTGTAATTATCAGGAAATCGACAATCTAAACGAAGTGGAAGTCGAACGTGAATGCCAATTTTTTGATCAGCAGCATCAATCTGTATCCTTGATGGATTGCACCATGGTGACTGCTGGCTCCACCCCGAGCTCTAATGATGACATTCCAcgtgttaaattcttgtgtagCTTTTTGGGTAGTATATTGCCTCGGCCCCAAGATGGTAAACTTCGATATGTTGGAGGTGAGACACGTATTGTGAACGTCCCGCGTGATATAACTTATGAAGAACTTATGGGTAAAATGAGGGAGCTTTTGGAAGGTGCAGCTTTGTTGAAATACCAACAGCCGGATGAGGATCTTGATGCCTTGGTATCTGTTGTCAACGATGATGATGTCACAAACATGATGGAGGAGTACGACAAGTTAGGATCCAGGGACGGGTTTATCAGGTTGaggatatttttgtttttgcatAATGATCCGGATGGGTCATTGCATTTTGGTGATGGAGATGAAAGGGATAATGAGAGGAGGTATGTGGATGCTTTGAACCTTAACGAGTCTCCCGAGTGTAGAAAGCAGCCTGGGGAGTCTTTGGCAGCGGTGCCTTTTGACGATGGTCATGTTTCTGAGCAGTTCTTTAATCAGATGAATCTAGAGGGTAGCTTCCATGGTCAAAGAAACATGGAATTACCAATTGCTCAGATGAATTTACGGCGTCTAACAATACCTCATTTGGGTTCGGGGCAACCTCAGCAACCGATAGCTCAAAGATATAACGAGATTGAGACACCATGGAGTCCTGGCTACTATTCCCCAAGGCATCCTGGAAACATGGATCAGAGGCAATTTGCAGAGTTTCCAAGTTCGCCTTCTTCCCGCTGTCGAACTCCATATGGAGACTTTCCTGACAGAATTTATTCTGAGGACTATAGTCGACCTCCAgtcaatacccaattcatgtATGAACAACCTCTGCAGTATTCAGACAATGTGGTGTTAATTCCAACAGGATCTGCTGTCAATGAGAAGGCTGGTTTTCCTGGTAACATACTCCAAGGGTTCAGCGCTTATGAACGTAACAGTATTTGTGAGAGTTGCCGGATGAATTTTCCAAAAAATCAAGTTTATCCTGAATCTTCTAGGAAGGCCAGTGAACAGTCACATCTCGAGACTCCTAACCTGGGAAATGGGTATATTCAGGTCCCTAATTCTTGCTCAGAATGCCCTCCAAACCGGGAAGTGTACATGTTGAGTTCGGATGCAAATATGCACCCTGCATATCAAAATGATCCTCGATTTGTGCATCCTAAGACCCATAATCATGAAAGAGGATGGACTTCACCACATCAGTCAAATCCTTGGGCCGAGGAATCAAGACCACATATATCTGTTGCTGGAAGGTTAGCTGATGGCTACACTATCGAAAATGGTATGAATATTCTCCATGGTCGTGGTAATGTATGTGATGGACACCATGTGCAATCACCTTACATCCATCATGAAGATCAACGATATGCTCGGTCTGGGTTAGAGTATGGTAGTCAAGTTTTTCAAGACCATGCTGTTGCAAGTGGATCACATATTCATCTGCCATCTGCTGACGGAACTCGCTTTGTAAATCCTGCTTATAGATATGTGGATGATAATCTCCACCCGGCACCCCAATGTCACATTCCTTCACAAGCTCTATGGAGAAATGGTGTTCCCTCTTATGAGGCATCAGTTTCACATCAGCTCGCGAATGGCTCTGTCGGTACTGGAGTCATCCGAGGTACAGTGGAGGGTAGTCCCAGGGTTCAAGCTTTTTTGGAGAATCAGAATCTTTGGGCTGATTCATCCCAAAAAATCGTCTTCAATGGGTCTCACATACCTGAACATTTTAATCTCCAAACTGTAAAATTGACTCCTAATATGTACACTGTGGAGAATCCTCAACAATATGGTCTGGAACCCGTCCAATCAGCAGCTGAGTTGACTAAGTTTGGTACTTCCAAAGGCCCTTTTCAGAAGGCTGACCCAGCATCTTTAGCAGATGATAAATCAATTCCTCTTGCTGATGCTAGTATAGATTTCAGAAATGATACAGATATTACTAAAGAATCAAATCACGCAGGAGCAGTAGAAAATTCTGTTACTTGTGGCATTATGGAGAATAATTCCAATGGTTTAACATCTTACGCATccattcaatcaaatgttatGGAACCATCTATAGAAAATGGTGGGATTGCAACAGTAGAGGCAACCAATGTTGGTTTTCCTAAGGAGTCCCTGCATGTCCAGTTGGAAGTCTTGCCGGAGTTAACTGCATGTGTAGAAGAGGCGGCCTTGCGAAGTATGAATGAGATGAAGTCTAAAATTCAAGATGATGCCGCTTTGGGGGCTGAGCATAAAGTAGTTGCAAATGAACATACTCAAAAGGAGGCGGATGGAGTT GATGCCAACACAGAATTGGAAGTAGATTTTGATAACGAAAATGTTTACAATTCTAAGATAGAGCCGACAAAAGCTGAAGCAGAAGCGATTGATCAAGGATTACAG ACAATAAAAAGTGCAGATCTGGAGGAGATCCGGGAGTTAGGTTCTGGGACATATGGTGCAGTCTATCATGGGAAGTGGAAGGGCTCTGATGTAGCAATAAAAAGAATAAAAGCCAGCTGCTTTGCTGGAAAGCCTTCTGAAAGGGGACGACTG ATTGCGGATTTCTGGAAGGAGGCGCTGATATTAAGTTCATTGCACCACCCAAATGTTGTCTCTTTCTACGGTGTAGTTCGTGATGGTGAAGATGGATCTTTAGCAACAGTGACCGAGTTCATGATTAATGGATCTCTTAAACAATTTTTGCAGAAGAAAGACAG AACAATCGACAGACGCAAAAGACTAATAATAGCAATGGATGCTGCATTTGGTATGGAGTACTTACACGGAAAGAATATCGTCCATTTCGACTTAAAATGTGAGAATCTGCTGGTAAATATGAGAGACCCTCATCGTCCAGTTTGCAAG ATTGGGGATCTTGGCCTATCGAAGGTGAAACAACACACTTTAGTGTCCGGGGGTGTTCGTGGGACATTACCATGGATGGCACCCGAACTCCTGAGTGGGAAGAGTAAGGTTACTGAAAAG ATTGACGTTTACTCGTTTGGGATTGTCTTGTGGGAGTTGCTGACTGGTGATGAACCCTATGCAGATATGCACTGTGCTTCCATAATTG GAGGGATCGTGAACAACACATTACGCCCACAAATCCCAACATGGTGCAACCCCGAATGGAAGTCATTGATGGAGAGTTGTTGGGCATCTGATCCATCAGAGAGGCCATCATTTTCAGAAATTTCTCAGAAATTAAGAAACATGGCCGCAGAAATGAATTTGAAATAG